In one Alnus glutinosa chromosome 12, dhAlnGlut1.1, whole genome shotgun sequence genomic region, the following are encoded:
- the LOC133852719 gene encoding F-box/kelch-repeat protein At3g23880-like, whose translation MAIIHQGRLTSVQSYWNGNTPIVPVQSSVRIRCVSKRWCSLISDPQFAKCHFKRASERIQILLFSTRSHIRSQPVDAPFGNKYKNLIVPFKSYADVVRDKKKLRGRIVKIIGSCNGLVCVALSDDKNFYIWNPSTGDYRILHDLRISPLASKYGYGFGYNYSTNDYNLLVAASFIPGFNHENEISL comes from the exons ATGGCGATAATCCATCAAGGTAGACTTACAAG tgTTCAAAGTTATTGGAATGGAAATACTCCTATCGTGCCGGTCCAATCTTCGGTTCGAATTAGGTGCGTGTCTAAGCGATGGTGCTCTCTAATTTCTGATCCCCAATTCGCTAAATGCCACTTTAAGCGAGCATCTGAGCGCATCCAAATATTGCTTTTTTCAACTCGTTCTCATATTCGATCTCAACCTGTTGATGCACCATTTGGGAACAAATATAAAAATCTCATTGTCCCATTTAAGAGTTATGCTGATGTTGTTAGGGACAAGAAGAAGCTACGAGGTCGTATTGTTAAGATCATAGGGTCTTGTAATGGTTTGGTATGTGTGGCCCTCTCCGACGATAAGAATTTCTATATTTGGAATCCATCAACCGGAGACTATAGGATTTTGCATGACCTTAGAATTTCACCCCTTGCTTCCAAATATGGGTATGGATTTGGATACAATTATTCTACCAATGATTACAATCTTCTTGTAGCTGCTTCTTTTATTCCCGGTTTTAatcatgaaaatgaaatttctcTTTGA